A stretch of Carnobacterium iners DNA encodes these proteins:
- a CDS encoding cysteine hydrolase family protein, producing MTKEFTIQAKPYGFELDLETTALIIIDMQRDFLYPGGFGEQLGNDVSTTSSIIPNVKRVLDKAREKGMLVIHTREGHRPDLTDLPASKAKRGGGIGEEGPMGRILVRGEYGHDIVDELQPIEGEVILDKPGKGAFYQTDLETILKNKNIKSLLLAGVTTHVCVQSTIREANDRGYECLMLEDCCAAFDKKDHEDSIRMINQQGGIFGWTTESKNLLEAIN from the coding sequence ATGACTAAAGAATTTACAATACAAGCTAAACCTTATGGATTTGAATTAGATTTGGAAACAACAGCACTTATTATTATTGATATGCAACGTGATTTTCTATATCCAGGCGGTTTTGGCGAACAATTAGGAAACGATGTTTCAACAACGAGCTCAATCATTCCTAACGTTAAGCGAGTTTTAGATAAAGCGAGAGAAAAAGGGATGCTTGTGATTCATACAAGAGAAGGTCACCGACCAGATTTAACAGATTTACCAGCAAGCAAAGCCAAACGTGGCGGAGGAATTGGCGAAGAAGGTCCAATGGGACGGATTCTAGTCCGTGGCGAGTATGGTCATGATATCGTTGACGAATTGCAACCAATAGAAGGCGAAGTTATTCTTGATAAGCCAGGTAAAGGCGCTTTCTATCAAACAGATTTAGAAACGATTTTAAAAAATAAAAATATTAAAAGTTTACTTCTTGCAGGTGTAACAACTCACGTGTGTGTCCAATCAACAATACGTGAAGCAAACGATAGAGGTTATGAGTGCTTAATGTTAGAAGATTGCTGTGCAGCATTCGATAAAAAAGATCACGAAGATTCCATCCGAATGATCAACCAACAAGGCGGTATATTTGGTTGGACAACGGAATCAAAAAACCTTTTAGAGGCTATAAACTAA
- a CDS encoding xanthine permease, giving the protein MESFNGQVKFWQKTDIDGFFGLFTNNLTNLLVMAGLLISTGIPATITFGSILPAVGLSIFASSVIYSFLAFQLVKKEKRNTVTALPSGTSVPHMFLIIFLIMGPVYRATGDPYLAWYASLAWGFVEGIIELSGSIFGAKIRKLLPRSAMLGSLAGASITFIAMAPAMQTFDLPYIGLISLIIILLGWFGKVKFPFHLPVGLVAIIIGTVIGWATGVMDLDALIASANSIEFSIPSFSINRIVSGFSSALPFIVSAIPLGIYNMLETIDNVESAEVAGDSYSTTTTMIADGSTSILASLFGSPFPTAVFIGHPGWKEAGARIGYTLATGVAVLAITWLGLISLLLSIIPLAAVLPILIYIGLMIGAQAFQEVDLKYAPAVILALIPWLADWGKNIIGNALTAAGTDALTVSYEAIEKAGLPYGGLVALSSGAIIISMLWASILTFIIDQKFHYAALTAILGSFFSFFGLIHYETVGIGVGLETAISYLIVAIILVMFYKKNNGGINDD; this is encoded by the coding sequence ATGGAGTCATTCAATGGTCAGGTTAAGTTTTGGCAAAAAACAGATATCGATGGATTTTTTGGATTATTTACTAACAATCTGACGAATCTACTCGTAATGGCAGGATTGCTAATCAGTACGGGAATACCTGCTACAATAACTTTTGGCTCAATTTTACCAGCAGTCGGTCTATCTATTTTTGCAAGTAGTGTAATCTATAGCTTTTTAGCTTTTCAATTGGTAAAAAAAGAAAAAAGAAATACCGTAACGGCTTTGCCTTCAGGAACTAGTGTCCCACATATGTTTTTAATCATCTTTTTGATTATGGGACCGGTCTATCGTGCAACAGGCGATCCTTACTTGGCTTGGTATGCTAGTTTAGCTTGGGGATTTGTAGAAGGAATTATTGAATTATCTGGCTCTATTTTTGGAGCAAAGATTAGAAAATTACTGCCTCGCTCAGCAATGCTGGGATCTTTAGCTGGTGCTTCTATTACTTTTATTGCTATGGCACCTGCAATGCAAACATTTGATTTACCCTATATCGGTTTGATTTCATTAATCATTATTTTATTAGGATGGTTTGGAAAAGTTAAGTTTCCTTTTCATCTTCCTGTTGGTTTAGTTGCTATTATTATAGGTACAGTTATTGGATGGGCTACTGGCGTTATGGACTTGGATGCATTAATTGCTTCTGCCAATAGTATCGAATTCTCTATTCCATCTTTTTCAATCAATCGAATTGTAAGCGGGTTTTCTAGTGCACTTCCTTTTATTGTTTCAGCTATTCCACTTGGAATTTATAATATGCTTGAGACAATTGATAATGTAGAAAGTGCTGAAGTAGCAGGCGATTCATACAGTACGACAACAACTATGATTGCAGATGGATCTACAAGTATTTTAGCCAGTTTGTTTGGAAGTCCTTTTCCTACAGCCGTTTTTATCGGCCATCCTGGCTGGAAAGAAGCAGGAGCAAGAATTGGCTATACGCTTGCTACCGGAGTAGCAGTCTTAGCGATTACTTGGCTGGGACTTATTTCATTATTATTAAGTATTATTCCACTTGCAGCAGTGTTGCCCATCTTAATTTATATTGGTTTAATGATAGGAGCACAAGCCTTTCAAGAAGTGGATCTTAAGTATGCTCCAGCAGTTATCTTGGCCTTAATTCCTTGGTTAGCAGACTGGGGGAAAAATATTATTGGAAATGCACTAACTGCAGCAGGTACCGATGCATTGACTGTTAGTTATGAAGCAATAGAAAAAGCTGGTCTGCCTTATGGAGGGTTAGTTGCTTTAAGTTCCGGGGCTATTATTATTAGTATGCTTTGGGCCAGCATCTTGACTTTCATAATCGATCAAAAGTTTCATTATGCCGCTCTAACAGCAATCCTTGGATCATTTTTCTCTTTCTTTGGATTAATTCATTATGAAACTGTTGGAATTGGCGTTGGTTTAGAAACAGCTATTAGTTACTTGATAGTTGCTATCATTTTGGTAATGTTTTATAAAAAAAATAATGGAGGAATAAATGATGACTAA
- a CDS encoding cysteine hydrolase family protein, which translates to MDKKMSKVEMQLEKDYKLFQEEKIIPYPTWQYGEIKGKIITLEVEDAPDFGETAYVELDSGRTAFISVDMQTDFCGENGYVDVMGYDLSLTASAIKPIKNVLDAIRGSDIQIIHTREGHSPDLSDAPYLKVLRSKIIGKGIGIGDRPEKGLGRLLIRGEKNWDIIDELYPLEGEIIIDKAGKGAFASSNIHLILKNLGITHLVLTGITADVCVHTIMREANDYGYGCILLKDATGATDQGNCESAIKSIKMQGGVFGNVSDSEKFIKAFKEAL; encoded by the coding sequence ATGGATAAAAAAATGAGTAAAGTAGAAATGCAACTCGAAAAAGATTATAAACTATTCCAAGAAGAAAAAATTATTCCTTATCCTACGTGGCAATACGGTGAGATAAAAGGGAAAATCATTACATTAGAAGTTGAAGATGCACCGGACTTTGGTGAGACAGCTTATGTGGAACTTGATTCTGGCAGAACGGCTTTTATATCTGTTGATATGCAAACAGATTTTTGTGGTGAGAACGGATACGTTGATGTGATGGGATATGATCTATCTTTAACGGCTAGTGCAATTAAACCAATCAAAAATGTGCTAGATGCAATAAGAGGATCAGATATTCAAATTATCCATACAAGAGAAGGACATTCTCCAGACTTATCTGATGCTCCTTATTTAAAAGTGTTGAGATCTAAGATTATTGGAAAAGGAATTGGAATCGGCGATAGGCCAGAAAAAGGCCTAGGACGTTTGCTTATCCGTGGAGAAAAAAACTGGGATATTATCGATGAGTTGTACCCTCTTGAAGGAGAAATCATTATTGATAAGGCAGGAAAAGGTGCCTTCGCAAGCAGTAATATTCATTTAATTTTAAAAAACTTAGGAATTACTCATTTAGTTCTAACAGGAATTACTGCAGATGTATGTGTGCACACAATTATGAGAGAAGCTAATGATTATGGCTATGGCTGTATTCTGTTGAAAGATGCTACGGGCGCAACAGATCAAGGAAACTGCGAATCAGCGATAAAATCAATCAAGATGCAAGGTGGCGTCTTTGGTAATGTTTCTGACTCAGAAAAATTTATTAAAGCTTTCAAAGAAGCTCTTTAA
- a CDS encoding uracil-xanthine permease family protein produces the protein MKKQPESLHLIYGPEDKPKNWKDGILYSLQWIMIMVYPVIWGYAIVGKGLNLDDAVLAEYMGRIVLMIGLSTLIQTIAGHKLSMISGPNIIPSLAIVAAYEVGGEAYALASFNAFIIAGIVVALLGVTGILNTIGKVWTPLTQGSMILMVGLATSFSGMELLAVYGVGWAYYVGIFLALVCGFLSIKGKGILATIPVLIVIVLGYIIFMVQGTFNWELVETMPTILIPKLFPFGMTMPPLDLIITMIIVHFFSAINVYGNVQGYVGLLDLTVSPKRKKKLFTVFGLIEGSLAGILGVPGYAPYGENLGFLLLTKVASRYFIIISSVIVVFLSFFGKIAGLMAAIPEPVAGAVLLGVASTLIGIGIDSSKKSVKFETREIFIVGFSIFFALGTSRLSTEFFKGFPRIVGTIMSNPVILVIILVILLEQIIFRERKKLVN, from the coding sequence ATGAAAAAACAACCTGAGTCGTTGCATCTTATTTATGGGCCAGAAGACAAACCAAAGAACTGGAAAGATGGTATTCTTTATTCACTTCAGTGGATCATGATTATGGTTTATCCAGTGATATGGGGTTATGCTATTGTAGGAAAAGGACTGAATTTAGATGATGCCGTTCTGGCGGAGTATATGGGAAGAATTGTATTAATGATTGGTTTATCTACATTAATTCAGACCATAGCTGGACACAAACTCTCTATGATTTCCGGACCTAACATTATCCCCTCTTTAGCTATAGTAGCAGCTTATGAAGTAGGTGGAGAGGCCTATGCATTAGCGTCTTTCAATGCTTTCATTATAGCAGGGATAGTTGTAGCTCTACTTGGAGTGACCGGTATTTTGAATACGATTGGAAAAGTGTGGACACCTCTTACTCAAGGTTCGATGATTTTAATGGTAGGATTGGCTACTAGTTTTTCAGGAATGGAGCTGTTAGCGGTCTATGGAGTAGGTTGGGCTTATTATGTAGGGATTTTTTTAGCCCTAGTTTGTGGTTTTCTTTCTATAAAAGGTAAAGGAATCCTTGCCACTATCCCAGTACTAATTGTTATTGTCTTGGGCTATATTATTTTTATGGTTCAAGGTACATTCAATTGGGAGCTAGTCGAAACGATGCCAACTATTCTTATTCCAAAGTTATTTCCATTTGGAATGACTATGCCACCACTTGATTTAATTATCACTATGATAATCGTACACTTTTTTTCAGCCATTAATGTCTATGGAAATGTCCAAGGTTATGTAGGTTTATTAGATTTAACGGTTTCTCCTAAGAGAAAAAAGAAATTATTTACTGTTTTTGGTTTAATAGAAGGTTCCTTAGCAGGTATCTTGGGTGTACCAGGATATGCGCCGTATGGTGAAAACTTAGGCTTTCTTTTACTAACGAAAGTAGCCTCACGCTATTTTATTATTATTTCAAGTGTTATCGTCGTATTTTTAAGTTTTTTTGGTAAAATTGCTGGTTTAATGGCAGCTATACCTGAGCCAGTTGCAGGAGCTGTTCTGTTAGGAGTTGCTTCTACATTAATTGGAATAGGCATAGATTCTTCTAAGAAATCAGTAAAATTTGAAACGAGAGAGATTTTTATTGTTGGATTTTCAATCTTCTTTGCTCTTGGAACTTCTAGGTTATCAACTGAATTCTTTAAAGGTTTCCCACGAATTGTCGGTACTATTATGAGTAACCCTGTTATTCTAGTTATTATCCTTGTAATTTTACTGGAACAAATTATTTTTAGAGAAAGAAAAAAACTAGTTAACTAG
- the arcC gene encoding carbamate kinase has product MSRIVVALGGHIFGDTPIEQRQLAKKASRSIVDLVEQGHDVVVSHGNAPQVGMMQLAFSLGAKQKKKIPLMSLSDCGAMSQGYIGNHLQNALREEFKKRKIDKSVVVIVTQTLIDKQDKEFEFPTKPIGLFYTKKEAKNWMKQTGDKYIEDSGRGYRKVVPSPIPIKIVEQESINVLAKAGMVVIAVGGGGIPVFESGDRLVSVEGVIDKDLASQYLAQEMDADYLFILTAVDKVSINFNKPNQENLDEMTINEAENWLNEGQFLEGSMSPKIQAAIYFVKSKRGRKAIITSMDKTKEAILGLDGTIIYSKIED; this is encoded by the coding sequence ATGAGTAGAATTGTCGTTGCACTAGGAGGTCATATTTTTGGAGATACGCCCATCGAACAACGGCAACTAGCAAAAAAAGCAAGTCGTTCTATTGTTGATTTAGTTGAGCAAGGACACGATGTTGTTGTCTCTCATGGCAATGCTCCGCAAGTAGGTATGATGCAATTAGCCTTTTCCCTAGGAGCAAAACAAAAAAAGAAGATTCCTTTAATGTCTCTTTCAGATTGTGGAGCAATGAGTCAAGGCTACATTGGTAACCACTTACAAAATGCTCTGAGAGAAGAGTTTAAAAAGAGAAAAATAGATAAGTCCGTTGTCGTTATTGTTACGCAAACATTAATCGATAAACAAGATAAAGAATTTGAATTTCCAACTAAGCCAATAGGTTTATTCTATACAAAAAAAGAAGCAAAAAATTGGATGAAACAAACGGGGGATAAATATATTGAGGATTCGGGAAGAGGGTACCGCAAGGTAGTCCCTTCTCCAATTCCTATTAAAATCGTAGAACAAGAGAGTATCAATGTATTAGCAAAAGCTGGAATGGTTGTTATTGCAGTAGGCGGGGGAGGTATCCCTGTTTTTGAATCTGGAGATCGACTAGTAAGTGTGGAGGGTGTCATTGATAAAGACCTAGCAAGTCAATACTTGGCGCAAGAGATGGATGCTGATTATCTATTTATTCTAACAGCAGTAGATAAAGTATCGATAAACTTTAATAAACCAAATCAAGAAAATTTAGATGAAATGACCATTAATGAAGCAGAAAACTGGCTGAATGAAGGCCAATTTTTAGAGGGTAGCATGTCACCGAAAATCCAAGCGGCTATTTATTTTGTTAAATCTAAACGGGGGAGAAAAGCAATTATTACCTCAATGGATAAAACAAAAGAGGCTATTCTAGGACTAGATGGTACGATTATCTACTCAAAAATAGAAGATTAA
- a CDS encoding DUF1116 domain-containing protein, translating to MNNLFNQDLKVINIGTVKFNKEMEIQQTESVQVNWQPPAGGNIKLLNALDLIADNDKIEEANKEVIKRMKDAHPYLIDIGQALDVIPGMHARLILHSGPPITWERMAGPVKGAIIGALIFEELAHNEEEAVKLIEAGEIEFAPCNEHSTVGPMAGIVSPSMPVHVIENVVHGNRTYCTVNEGLGKVLRFGAYSSEVIERLKWLQEVYAPALKKALSLTEEGIDIKSITAQALHMGDECHNRNKASTSLFYREISGYFLQTDLEKNEIKEVLNFIKGNEHYFLNLSMPASKAALDASHGVAHSTVVTTMARNGVEFGIRISGLGKDEWFTAPANFVEGLFFPGFSAEDAAPDLGDSCITETMGIGGFAMGASPAIVQFVGGDVDDAIRNSEQMYTITVGENSNYSLPPLNFRGSALGIDLRKVIDTGVLPIINTGMAHKVAGIGQIGAGIVHPPKECFEDALMAFVEKYKAETTA from the coding sequence ATGAATAATTTATTTAATCAAGATTTGAAAGTAATCAATATTGGCACAGTTAAATTTAACAAAGAGATGGAAATCCAACAAACAGAATCTGTACAAGTCAATTGGCAGCCACCTGCTGGAGGAAATATCAAACTTTTAAATGCGTTAGACTTGATTGCGGATAACGATAAGATTGAAGAAGCAAACAAGGAAGTAATAAAGCGCATGAAGGACGCCCATCCTTATTTAATTGATATTGGACAAGCTTTAGACGTTATACCAGGAATGCATGCTAGATTAATCTTGCATTCAGGCCCTCCGATAACTTGGGAAAGAATGGCTGGTCCGGTAAAAGGAGCAATCATTGGCGCTTTGATTTTTGAAGAATTAGCACACAATGAAGAGGAAGCTGTTAAGCTTATCGAAGCTGGCGAGATAGAATTTGCCCCTTGTAATGAACATTCTACTGTTGGACCAATGGCGGGAATTGTTTCACCTTCTATGCCGGTACATGTTATTGAAAACGTTGTTCACGGAAATAGAACTTATTGTACAGTAAATGAAGGTCTTGGAAAAGTTCTTCGTTTTGGTGCTTACTCATCAGAAGTTATTGAACGTTTAAAATGGTTGCAAGAAGTTTATGCGCCAGCACTTAAAAAAGCATTGAGCCTTACTGAAGAAGGTATCGATATTAAATCAATTACAGCTCAAGCTTTGCATATGGGAGATGAGTGTCACAACAGAAATAAAGCATCTACTAGTTTATTTTATCGTGAAATTTCCGGCTATTTCTTACAAACAGATTTAGAAAAAAATGAAATAAAAGAAGTTTTAAACTTTATAAAAGGCAATGAACATTATTTCTTAAACTTGTCCATGCCAGCATCTAAAGCAGCTTTAGATGCAAGTCATGGTGTAGCTCATTCTACTGTCGTAACAACGATGGCAAGAAATGGTGTCGAGTTTGGTATTAGAATTAGTGGTTTAGGAAAAGACGAGTGGTTCACAGCTCCAGCAAATTTTGTTGAAGGTCTCTTCTTCCCTGGTTTTAGCGCAGAAGATGCAGCACCAGATTTAGGGGATAGCTGTATCACAGAAACAATGGGAATCGGTGGATTTGCAATGGGAGCTTCACCAGCAATCGTCCAATTCGTTGGTGGTGACGTAGATGATGCTATTCGAAATAGTGAGCAAATGTATACAATCACTGTTGGAGAAAATAGCAACTACTCTCTTCCTCCATTGAACTTTAGAGGTTCAGCATTAGGAATTGACTTACGAAAAGTCATCGACACAGGAGTCTTACCAATCATCAATACAGGTATGGCTCATAAAGTAGCTGGAATTGGCCAAATTGGCGCAGGTATTGTACATCCACCAAAAGAATGTTTTGAAGATGCTTTAATGGCCTTTGTTGAAAAGTATAAAGCGGAAACAACCGCATGA
- the fdrA gene encoding acyl-CoA synthetase FdrA, whose protein sequence is MVSKVMIEKNAYHDSVTLMSLSASISKLDGVKQAVVSMATQMNKELLENIGLLTEEASSASENDLILAIEADTEENMEDVFGKIEEELNAKKGGKKKNGETSTENTEEALNLLPEANLAIISVPGNYAAREARKALNKDLNVMIFSDNVTIEEEKELKELGKEKGLFVMGPDCGTAIINNVGLCFANKVRQGNIGLVGASGTGLQEVSVQIDRLGEGISQAIGVGGRDLQEPIGGIMMLEGMKALENDGNTKVIVLISKPPAASVQDKIMEQIKAMKKPVVVCFLDGDAKEVEKVGATFAGTLRQGAVLAVKALGSSDKDLSNEISDKQNEWIKNQKEELTASQKYIRGLFCGGTLTSEALTVIRPHVDEIKSNVAKRANEKLVDVHASQGNTLVDLGDDEFTQGKPHPMIEPSLRNERIIEEAKDPATAVLLLDFELGYGSHEDPVGVTFEALEEAQKIAKENGRHLPIIAYICGTRTDKQDYSEQARKLEELNICIADSNEQAAELAIKLI, encoded by the coding sequence ATGGTTTCAAAAGTAATGATAGAAAAAAATGCTTATCATGATTCGGTTACATTAATGTCTTTATCAGCAAGTATCAGTAAATTAGATGGTGTAAAACAGGCAGTCGTCTCAATGGCAACTCAAATGAATAAAGAATTGTTAGAAAATATTGGCTTATTAACAGAGGAAGCAAGTAGTGCGTCAGAAAATGACCTAATTCTTGCTATCGAAGCAGACACTGAAGAAAATATGGAAGACGTGTTTGGCAAAATAGAAGAAGAGCTCAATGCGAAAAAAGGCGGTAAGAAAAAGAACGGTGAAACGTCAACAGAAAATACAGAAGAAGCATTAAACTTATTGCCAGAGGCTAACCTAGCTATCATTTCTGTACCAGGAAACTACGCTGCTCGAGAAGCACGTAAAGCGTTAAATAAAGACCTGAATGTCATGATATTCAGTGATAATGTAACAATAGAAGAAGAAAAAGAATTAAAAGAATTAGGCAAAGAAAAAGGTCTTTTCGTAATGGGACCCGACTGTGGAACAGCCATTATTAATAATGTTGGATTGTGTTTTGCAAATAAAGTTAGACAGGGAAATATCGGTTTAGTAGGAGCTTCAGGAACTGGGTTACAAGAAGTAAGTGTCCAAATTGACCGATTAGGAGAAGGTATTTCACAAGCTATTGGTGTTGGTGGAAGAGACTTACAAGAGCCTATCGGTGGAATTATGATGCTAGAAGGTATGAAAGCGCTTGAAAACGATGGCAATACAAAAGTAATCGTTCTAATTTCTAAGCCACCTGCAGCAAGCGTGCAAGATAAAATTATGGAACAAATTAAAGCAATGAAAAAACCTGTCGTTGTTTGTTTCTTAGATGGAGACGCAAAAGAAGTAGAAAAAGTTGGTGCAACATTCGCAGGAACACTAAGACAAGGCGCTGTACTTGCTGTAAAAGCACTAGGTAGTTCTGATAAAGACTTGTCTAATGAAATAAGCGACAAACAAAATGAATGGATTAAGAATCAAAAAGAAGAACTAACGGCTTCTCAAAAATACATTCGTGGCCTATTTTGTGGAGGCACACTTACTTCAGAAGCCTTAACGGTTATTAGACCTCATGTAGATGAAATTAAAAGTAATGTTGCAAAAAGAGCAAATGAAAAACTTGTAGATGTACACGCTAGTCAAGGAAACACACTAGTCGATTTAGGTGATGACGAATTTACACAAGGTAAACCGCATCCAATGATTGAACCTTCTTTGAGAAATGAGCGTATTATCGAAGAAGCAAAAGATCCAGCAACAGCCGTTTTACTACTTGATTTTGAATTAGGATACGGTTCTCACGAAGATCCTGTAGGGGTAACGTTTGAAGCATTAGAAGAAGCTCAAAAGATTGCAAAAGAAAATGGACGTCACTTACCAATTATTGCTTATATTTGTGGAACACGTACTGACAAACAAGATTATTCAGAACAAGCTAGAAAATTAGAAGAGTTAAATATATGCATTGCAGATAGCAACGAACAAGCTGCCGAACTAGCAATAAAATTAATTTGA
- a CDS encoding DUF2877 domain-containing protein: MSEQEIGTITIIDQQVVDGLENKEVNSLVGTVHSVFNKVINILATDQSSLLTLALEEVISSPGMMKTADKQLFNAMKSKVAPGDPVRLSQKNTIKIKQVEWDYTKATYSLVKISKKNLSERLSSDSFSKTIYKFIKEQGSDSGLVSAWEIYSNKELANSSVKNSYVAFFLQAIRKMSEELAAKDFNAVVKQSYKLVGLGVGLTPSGDDFLLGCLAVWHLFESPLIESFEGNNWIEHVKKRSTSISAFMLENGVNGYVNQALNDLLRHYQEEDITRYLQPFLKIGATSGTDMLVGVIFAYDQMNNSYRR; this comes from the coding sequence GTGTCTGAACAAGAGATAGGAACGATAACAATTATTGATCAACAAGTAGTAGATGGGCTGGAAAATAAGGAAGTGAATTCTTTAGTTGGAACGGTTCATAGTGTTTTTAATAAAGTGATCAATATACTAGCTACTGATCAAAGTAGTCTACTTACATTAGCTTTAGAAGAAGTTATTTCTTCACCAGGGATGATGAAAACAGCAGATAAGCAGCTGTTCAATGCTATGAAAAGTAAGGTAGCTCCTGGTGATCCAGTGAGGTTATCACAAAAAAATACGATAAAAATTAAGCAAGTAGAATGGGATTATACTAAAGCAACGTATAGTCTTGTGAAAATAAGTAAAAAAAATCTGAGCGAACGACTTTCATCGGATAGTTTTTCAAAAACTATCTACAAATTTATCAAAGAGCAGGGGAGCGATAGTGGGTTAGTTTCAGCTTGGGAGATTTATTCTAACAAGGAATTAGCCAATAGCTCGGTTAAAAATAGTTACGTTGCATTTTTCCTACAAGCAATAAGGAAAATGTCAGAAGAACTAGCAGCTAAAGACTTTAACGCGGTAGTAAAGCAAAGCTACAAATTAGTCGGTTTAGGAGTAGGTTTGACACCATCAGGTGATGATTTCTTACTAGGTTGCTTAGCTGTTTGGCATCTTTTTGAGAGCCCTTTAATTGAGAGCTTTGAAGGAAATAACTGGATAGAACATGTAAAAAAAAGATCAACATCGATTAGTGCATTTATGCTTGAAAATGGTGTCAATGGTTATGTAAATCAAGCACTTAATGATTTGCTTAGACATTATCAAGAAGAGGACATAACTAGGTACCTCCAGCCATTTTTAAAGATTGGCGCTACATCTGGGACAGATATGCTTGTAGGAGTAATTTTCGCTTACGACCAAATGAATAATTCATATAGGAGGTAA
- a CDS encoding ring-opening amidohydrolase encodes MQKVEVFRIATDSPDDVSGLKKLVDDKTIKAEEIIAILGKTEGNGCVNDYTRGFSNMAISYYLAGVLNSSPEEVQKKVALIMSGGTEGVMSPHLTVFVKKEVEGETNSTGEKRLAAGIAFTRDFKPEEIGRMEQVKEVARCVTQAMKDAHIDSPEDVHFVQIKCPLLTAERMEEAEKRGKEVAINDTYKSMGYSRGASALGVALALGEVTEDQLNDEMICHDYSLYSGVASTSAGVELLNDEIILIGNSTNSASDLLSGSAVMKDAIDIEAVKEAMRAAGLVFEEYPSDKELDKIVNVLAKAEASSTGKCRDRRTVMLEDSDINHTRHARAVVNAVISTLTKDPMVYVSGGAEHQGPDGGGPVAVIAKA; translated from the coding sequence ATGCAAAAAGTAGAAGTATTTCGTATAGCAACAGACTCACCAGATGACGTTTCAGGATTAAAGAAACTGGTTGACGATAAAACAATCAAAGCAGAAGAAATCATAGCTATTTTAGGCAAAACTGAAGGGAACGGTTGTGTAAATGATTACACACGCGGATTCTCAAACATGGCGATTTCTTACTATTTAGCAGGTGTATTGAATAGTTCGCCAGAAGAAGTTCAAAAAAAAGTTGCTCTTATCATGTCTGGAGGAACAGAAGGCGTTATGTCTCCTCATTTAACTGTTTTTGTTAAAAAAGAAGTTGAAGGAGAAACGAACTCAACAGGCGAAAAGAGATTAGCAGCAGGAATTGCTTTCACGAGAGACTTCAAACCTGAGGAAATTGGAAGAATGGAGCAAGTAAAAGAAGTAGCTAGATGTGTTACACAAGCTATGAAAGATGCTCATATCGATAGCCCCGAAGATGTTCATTTTGTTCAAATCAAATGTCCATTATTGACAGCAGAAAGAATGGAAGAAGCAGAAAAACGTGGCAAAGAAGTTGCGATTAATGATACCTATAAATCAATGGGCTACTCTAGAGGAGCTTCAGCATTAGGAGTAGCACTTGCTTTAGGAGAAGTTACAGAAGATCAATTAAATGACGAAATGATTTGTCATGACTACAGTCTGTATTCAGGAGTAGCTTCAACATCTGCTGGTGTAGAATTATTAAACGATGAAATTATTCTTATTGGAAACTCTACAAACTCAGCTAGTGATTTATTAAGTGGTTCCGCCGTAATGAAAGATGCTATCGATATTGAGGCTGTTAAAGAGGCAATGAGGGCAGCTGGATTAGTATTTGAAGAGTATCCTTCGGACAAAGAATTAGATAAAATCGTAAACGTATTAGCTAAAGCAGAAGCTTCTTCTACAGGGAAATGTCGTGATAGACGTACGGTTATGTTAGAAGATTCAGATATAAACCACACAAGACATGCTCGTGCAGTTGTGAATGCTGTTATTTCTACTTTGACTAAAGATCCAATGGTCTACGTTTCAGGCGGAGCAGAGCACCAAGGTCCAGATGGTGGTGGCCCAGTAGCAGTTATTGCTAAAGCATAA